CGCTGCCCCGGCCGGCCGTGACCGCCTCGCCGACCTGCTCATCCAGCGACTCGACCGGCCGAGGTGATGCACTGATGCCCGACGTCACGGCACGGCACGGACCGGAGGAGGGTCCGGAGCCCTACGACGGGCACCTGCTGACCGCGCTCGTCGCCCGCCTGCGCGAGGGCGGGCTCGACCCCGACGCCGAGCAGCTCTGCGACGCCCTCTGGCTCGCCCGGTGGACCCGGGTCGCCGGTGCGTTACCCGACGGCGAGGGGGACCCGGCCGTGCGTGCCGCCCCGCCAGGCGAGGAGGCCGCCACCGGACCCGCCGTACGTCCCGCCGAGCGTGCCGGAACACCGGACACGGCTGCGGAGGACACTGTTCCGGAGCAGCCGGAGGCCACGGGTCCGGACCGCCGGATCTCCCTGTACCCCGTTCCGCACGGAGCGGACGCGGGCGACCCGGACCGGCCGGGCGGCACCGGGTCCCGCGTCGGCCGCGGGACCGGCGCCTCGGCGCTCCCGCTCGGCGTGCCCGCCGCCCCCGCACTGCCCGCCCTGCTCGAACTCCAGCGCGCCCTGCGCCCGTTGCAGCGCTACCGGCCCGCGGCGCCGCCCCTGCGCACCACCCTGGACGAGGTGGCGACCGCGGAACTCAGCGCACGCGCGGGAGGACTCATCATTCCGGTGTTCCGCGGAGTGGCCCGGGCGGACGCACTCCTCCAGTTCGTCATGGACGCCTCGTCGTCCATGCGGGTCTGGGACCGGATGTTCATAGAATTCCAGCAGATATTCAGCCAGTTGGGCGCCTTCAGGGACGTCCAGGTGCGCTATCTGCACCAGGGGCCCGACGGCGCGCCCGCCGTGAGCCGCAGCCCCGACCCGGGCGCGGCGCCCCTGAACTCCGCGGATCGGCTCAGCGACCCCACCGGCCGCCGGGTCACCGTCCTGGTCAGCGACTGCGCCGGACCCGTCTGGCACAGCGGGCAGGCCCACCGGCTGCTGCACCACCTCGCCCGCCAGGCCCCCACCGCCGTGCTCCAGCCCCTGCCGCAGCGCATGTGGAACCGCACCGCACTGCCGGTCACCTACGGCGTCCTGTCACGCGGCGAAGGCGCCGCCGGAGCCGTCGTCAAGGTCGCCGCGGACGCCGGAGCGCTCCCGAAGGCGCACGACGGAGCCCTCGCCGTCCCCGTGCTGCCGCCCGTGGCCGGCGCCCTTGCGGCCTGGGCGGGGCTGCTCGCCGGTACCGGAGGCGGGCGGATCTCCGGAGCCGTCGGCTGGGTGCGCGCGGACCAGCCCGCCGCCGCCCCGCAGCGCACCGGCAGCCGGCCGTCCTCGCTCCAACTGGTCAGCCGCTTCCGCTCGGCCGCCTCCCCGGCCGCCGGACAGCTGGCCGTCTACCTCGCCGCCGCCCCGCTGTACCTGCCGGTCATGCAGCTCGTCCAGCGCACGATGCTGCCGGACTCGGGCCCCTCGGAGCTGGCCGAGGTGCTGCTCAGCGGGCTGCTCACGCGCAGCAGGAGCGACGGCGCGGAGGGCGGGCAGTGGTACGAGTTCACGCCCGGCGTCCAGGAGGCGCTGCTCGGGCCGCTCGGCCGGGACGAGGCCCTGCTCGTACTCAAACACTGCTCGGAGTACATCGAGCAGCGGTTCGGAAAGGCGGGCCCGAACTTCCCGGCCCTGGCCCTGGCGCAGCTCGGCGACGCGAGAACGGGCTCCGCGTACCGCTCCGGCCGCCCGGCCGGCGGCATCGACCGGGACGCCGAAGCCGAAGCCGATGCCGACGGCGACGCCGAGAACGGCGGCTCCCGCGCCCCGCACCCCTTCGCGGAGGTCGCGGCGCGCGTCCTGGAGCGGTTCATGCCGCTGCCCGAGCAGTTCGCCTACTACGGCGAGCGGCGCGGGCGCCACGAGCCCGACCCGACGACCACCACCGCGGTGGCCCGCGCCCGCGCGCTGCTGCGGCAGTTCGAGTCGGACAGCATGGTTCAGTACCTGATCGACGCCGTACAGCTGCTGCGCGGCGCCACCTACCGCGACCAGGTGTCGGTCTCCGATCCGGAGCTGTGGGCGGAGTACGCGCGCTGTCTGCTGCGGCTCTGGGAGGTGCAGGGCGGGAACGAGCTGCTGCGGGAGTCGGAGGAGGCCGCCGAGCGTGCCGCCTCCCACCCCGGGGCCGTACGCGAACGGGCCGTGCTGGCCAAGGTGCTGCACGCCGCCGCGGACGACCGGCGGCGGCGCGGTGACCGGCGCGGCGCCCTGGACCTGCTGCGGCGCGCGGACCGCGAGTACACCGTGGCCTGCGCCGCGCCCGGCCTGGACCCGGCGGAGGCCCTGCGGCTCACGCTGGAACGGGTGCGGGCCCTGGAGGCGCAGTGGCGGCTCGGCGGCGACACCGCCCTGCTCCAGGCGGCCGTCGGCATGCTGGAGGCGTTCGCCGACGTCTGGCCCGACCAGGAGAACCGTCCCACCAGTCTCGTGCTGACCCACGGCCGTGTCCTGCTGCGGCTCACCGGCGCGACCAACGACACCGAACAGTCCCGGGTGTACGCCCGCCAGGCCGCCCGCTCGCTGCGCAAGGCGTTCGCCCCCGGCGCCGCCCCGCACACGACCGGCACCCAGGTGCGGATCCTGCTGGACCTGGTGGACGCCCTGCTGAGCTGCGGGGACGCCCCGGACGAGGCCGCGACCCTGATCGAACAGGCCCTGGAGACCGTACGGGAACAGCGGATGCGCGCCCAGCTCCAGACCAGGGCGGGCCGGGTCCATGTCGCACGGTACGAACTCAGCGGTGACACGGCCGAACTGGTCGAGGCGGCCGACTGGTTCACCCGGGCGGCCCGTGGCGTTCCCCGTGACTCGCAGGATCACGCGGACCTCCTCGCCGAGTGGGGGACCGCCCTGCTCCGCCGGGCCGAACTGCCCGACGGGGACCGGTACATCGGCGCGGCCGTCCGGGTGTTGCGCGACTGCCGTACGGAGACGGCGGCTGGCAGCCCGCGCCTGGCGGGCCGGCTGCTGGCCCTCGGGCGCGCGGTGATGCTGCGCCACCGGGCCACCGAGGACCGGGTCGATCTGCGGGAGGCGGAGCACCTGTTCGGCCTGGCGGCGCAGGAGGCGCGCGATCCGCTGACAGCGGCGCGGTGCTGGCTGGAGCTGGGGCGGTCCCATCTCGATGCCTCCCGGGTGCTTCAGCGGCCCGCAAGGCTCGACGAGGCGGCGGAGGCGTTCCGCGACGCGGCCGAGAGCGCCAGGACCGCGGAAGCGGAGCTGGACAGTCCGCAAGAACGTGAACAGGCGGTGGAGTTGGGTGCTACAGCCAACCACTGGCGGGGTATGACCTATGAGGAGGCGGGACGTCCCAGAGCCGCGCGCGACGCGTACCGGGCCGCCCGCCAGGAGTGGCGCAAGCTGCCGGACGGAGGCGGTGCGTCGGGCGAGTCGACCGAGGGGCGACTGCTGGCGCTGGGAGGGGGCTGAAGGCCCGGGCGCGGGCCCGGCCGGGTTCCGCACCCTCTGCCGGGCGATGGGCGTTCAACGGCGAGCGCCCGAAGCTGTGTTCAACGGTGAGTACGTCAGGGGTGTGCGCCCGTGGGCGGGCGCACGGCCACGAACCGAGTACGACAGCAACGGGGAGTCGTGATGGACCAGTCAGTACGTGAGAACAACGCGCCGGACGTGATGCCGCACGCCGGGACGGAGGGCGCGCCGGACGCGCTGCCGGACCTGCTCGGGCTCGATCTGGCGGCCCTGCGGACCCTCGACCACCCCGTACTCTCCGCGGTGGTCGCGGACCTGCGGGACCGGGCCGAGCAGCCGCGGGAGACGCTGTGGGGCTTCACGAGCGCATTCTGAACGGGGCGACGGCACCCGCCCCGTGGGGCGACCCGGTCGGTTTCGGCCGGGGAGTCCCCGGGAACAGGACGTGCTCGCGCCGCCGGGTTTGCGCCCGCATCAGGCCAGGGATACTCGATTCGGACCGGCGGCGGGGGCCGTACGAAGGGCCGTACACGGGCCCGGACAGTATGGGGGTGCCGGAGTGTCC
The Streptomyces sp. NBC_00234 DNA segment above includes these coding regions:
- the fxsA gene encoding FxSxx-COOH cyclophane-containing RiPP peptide; translation: MDQSVRENNAPDVMPHAGTEGAPDALPDLLGLDLAALRTLDHPVLSAVVADLRDRAEQPRETLWGFTSAF
- a CDS encoding SAV_2336 N-terminal domain-related protein, with protein sequence MPDVTARHGPEEGPEPYDGHLLTALVARLREGGLDPDAEQLCDALWLARWTRVAGALPDGEGDPAVRAAPPGEEAATGPAVRPAERAGTPDTAAEDTVPEQPEATGPDRRISLYPVPHGADAGDPDRPGGTGSRVGRGTGASALPLGVPAAPALPALLELQRALRPLQRYRPAAPPLRTTLDEVATAELSARAGGLIIPVFRGVARADALLQFVMDASSSMRVWDRMFIEFQQIFSQLGAFRDVQVRYLHQGPDGAPAVSRSPDPGAAPLNSADRLSDPTGRRVTVLVSDCAGPVWHSGQAHRLLHHLARQAPTAVLQPLPQRMWNRTALPVTYGVLSRGEGAAGAVVKVAADAGALPKAHDGALAVPVLPPVAGALAAWAGLLAGTGGGRISGAVGWVRADQPAAAPQRTGSRPSSLQLVSRFRSAASPAAGQLAVYLAAAPLYLPVMQLVQRTMLPDSGPSELAEVLLSGLLTRSRSDGAEGGQWYEFTPGVQEALLGPLGRDEALLVLKHCSEYIEQRFGKAGPNFPALALAQLGDARTGSAYRSGRPAGGIDRDAEAEADADGDAENGGSRAPHPFAEVAARVLERFMPLPEQFAYYGERRGRHEPDPTTTTAVARARALLRQFESDSMVQYLIDAVQLLRGATYRDQVSVSDPELWAEYARCLLRLWEVQGGNELLRESEEAAERAASHPGAVRERAVLAKVLHAAADDRRRRGDRRGALDLLRRADREYTVACAAPGLDPAEALRLTLERVRALEAQWRLGGDTALLQAAVGMLEAFADVWPDQENRPTSLVLTHGRVLLRLTGATNDTEQSRVYARQAARSLRKAFAPGAAPHTTGTQVRILLDLVDALLSCGDAPDEAATLIEQALETVREQRMRAQLQTRAGRVHVARYELSGDTAELVEAADWFTRAARGVPRDSQDHADLLAEWGTALLRRAELPDGDRYIGAAVRVLRDCRTETAAGSPRLAGRLLALGRAVMLRHRATEDRVDLREAEHLFGLAAQEARDPLTAARCWLELGRSHLDASRVLQRPARLDEAAEAFRDAAESARTAEAELDSPQEREQAVELGATANHWRGMTYEEAGRPRAARDAYRAARQEWRKLPDGGGASGESTEGRLLALGGG